A DNA window from Pungitius pungitius chromosome 1, fPunPun2.1, whole genome shotgun sequence contains the following coding sequences:
- the hsd17b10 gene encoding 3-hydroxyacyl-CoA dehydrogenase type-2, whose translation MANIRCVKGMVGLVTGGASGLGRATVERLIQNGASAVILDLPSSDGPALAASLGERCAFAPADVTSEADVQSAVSLAREKFGKLDLAVNCAGIAVAVKTYNFKKELPHSLEDFQRVIMVNIAGTFNVIRLAVGEMGKNEPDADGHRGCIINTASVAAFDGQVGQAAYSASKGGIVGMTLPIARDLAPMGIRVITIAPGLFSTPLLAGLPEKVRSFLARQVPFPSRLGDPAEFAHLVTSLAENPMINGEVIRLDGAIRMQP comes from the exons ATGGCGAATATTCGGTGTGTCAAG GGCATGGTCGGCCTGGTGACAGGCGGGGCGTCGGGTCTGGGCCGGGCCACGGTGGAGCGTCTGATCCAGAACGGAGCGTCTGCTGTGATCCTGGACCTGCCCTCCTCCGACGGACCGGCTCTGGCTGCCAGTCTGGGGGAGCGCTGTGCCTTCGCTCCTGCAGAT GTGACATCCGAGGCAGATGTGCAGTCAGCAGTGTCTCTGGCCAGAGAGAAGTTTGGGAAGCTGGACCTGGCAGTTAACTGTGCCGGCATCGCTGTCGCCGTTAAAACGTATAACTTTAAGAAGGAACTCCCTCACAGCCTGGAGGACTTCCAGCGTGTAATCATG gTGAACATTGCAGGAACCTTTAATGTAATTCGTCTTGCTGTGGGTGAAATGGGGAAGAACGAGCCTGATGCGGACGGACACAGAGGCTGCATCATTAACACAGCGAGTGTGGCCGCCTTTGATGGACAG GTCGGTCAGGCAGCATATTCAGCCTCAAAAGGCGGCATCGTTGGAATGACCCTCCCCATTGCACGAGATCTGGCCCCCATGGGCATCAGAGTCATCACCATAGCACCAG gTCTGTtctccactcccctcctggCTGGTCTCCCGGAGAAAGTTCGTTCCTTTCTCGCTCGCCAGGTGCCCTTCCCTTCGCGCCTGGGAGACCCCGCTGAGTTTGCCCACCTGGTGACGTCACTGGCTGAGAACCCCATGATTAATGGAGAGGTCATCCGACTGGATGGAGCCATCCGCATGCAGCCCTGA
- the fam120c gene encoding constitutive coactivator of PPAR-gamma-like protein 2 gives MGVQGFQEYLEKRCPGAAVPVDLLKLARTAARQPPHHHHPHHHHPHHPGPLPPPPPPARILIDADSGLQRLYGGYQTDWVCGGEWNAMLGYLAALSQACLYQGGLELVVVFNGTLGKERWPEWARRAQGQRQTAQLIVNHVGSKATPPPRAWFLPPACLSHCVRLAMFRFRVRVVQTLEDHHQEVLSLYRDFGFAGLIAQDSEFALCNVPAYFSSHALKLSWNGKNLTTHQYLLSEAARQLGLKTQHLPCFAALLGNHILPDEDLAAFHWSLLGPEHPLASLKVRAHQLVLPPCEVVIKAVSEYVSSIKDLGNLDAIARDVFKQSQSRMEDKVERFKKAVDYFSAASKPRSPNMGPSSFILPGFGFGGPPGPMGPMQPGKNQFPPPQVLGLKPPYQNAPYGPGSTPLFQNPPPQSQDCNDSMAGKMGFSDWSAPYDSTQVGNRLPNHHTTTQSVPSPSPSSSSDGDEPNDSNANHLTDKPSRWEDPAGRVGLASGDGSQGNGSGSHIPSLLSMATRSHMDITTPPLPQVSAEVLRVAEHRHRRGLMYPQIYHILTKGEMKMPVCIEDECNSELPPASMLFRAGRQYAYGVLFSLAETHRRLERLALRKRAPLEVPPVIVKEWSSGKAKSALTPELVPALCFREWTCPNLRRLWLGRASEDRSRRTRAFLACLRSDCPALLNPAQVPQHLLLMCCVLRYMMQWPGGRILQRHELDAFLAQAVSSQLYEPDQLQELKVEKVDSRGVQLASLFMAGVDTALFINDVCGQPLPWEHCCPWGFFDGKLFQNKLSRAARDRSALLDMCEGQEELVSKVEKMRQAILEGINLSRPPPPPPLPPPAFLPPAMVPPFYPMPPLYPPRPMGMPHHHHPHHPSQHRPRAFPGLQSIPPQGGKLEIAGMVVGQWAGNKPVRGRGGFNMQVVSVGAGRGRGKEIPAKVRPVKKAPTNRSQTSPPPPSSSPPKPSEEAASMPEVASQQLNGGSEASDIGQPLDLAALAQPIPCALASRDIQSEGVEVEALCCLDDCPSDGALQKEE, from the exons ATGGGAGTGCAGGGTTTTCAAGAGTATTTAGAGAAGCGGTGTCCCGGTGCCGCAGTCCCGGTGGACCTCCTAAAGCTTGCCCGCACCGCGGCCCGCCAgccccctcaccaccaccatccacaccaccaccacccacatcACCCCGGGCCCTTgcctcccccgcccccgcctGCCAGGATCCTAATCGACGCCGACTCCGGCCTGCAACGCCTCTACGGCGGCTACCAGACGGACTGGGTGTGCGGGGGCGAGTGGAACGCCATGCTGGGCTACCTGGCCGCCCTGTCGCAGGCCTGCCTGTACCAGGGCGGCCTGGAGCTGGTCGTGGTTTTCAACGGCACCCTGGGGAAGGAGCGCTGGCCCGAGTGGGCGCGGCGAGCTCAGGGCCAGCGACAGACCGCGCAGCTGATAGTCAACCACGTCGGCAGCAAGGCCACCCCGCCTCCCCGGGCATGGTTCCTGCCCCCGGCCTGCCTCAGCCACTGCGTCCGCCTGGCCATGTTTCGCTTCCGAGTGCGG GTCGTACAGACTTTGGAGGACCACCACCAAGAAGTGCTGTCTCTCTACCGGGACTTTGGATTTGCCGGCCTGATTGCTCAGGATTCCGAGTTTGCCCTTTGCAACGTGCCCGCCTACTTCTCATCGCACGCTCTCAAACTTAGCTGGAACGGCAAGAACCTGACCACACACCAGTACCTGCTGTCTGAGGCCGCCAGGCAGCTCGGGCTGAAGACACAGCACCTGCCCTGCTTCGCTGCTCTGCTGG GAAATCATATTCTGCCTGATGAGGACCTGGCTGCCTTCCACTGGAGTCTGCTGGGACCAGAACACCCACTAGCCTCTCTCAAG GTGCGAGCTCACCAGTTGGTGCTGCCGCCCTGTGAGGTGGTGATCAAGGCTGTCTCAGAGTATGTTTCCTCCATCAAAGACCTTGGAAACCTTGACGCCATCGCCAGAGATGTCTTCAAACAATCACAG TCTCGTATGGAGGACAAAGTGGAGCGATTCAAGAAAGCTGTGGATTATTTCTCAGCTGCCTCCAAACCTCGCTCGCCCAACATGGGACCCTCTTCGTTCATCT tGCCTGGCTTTGGATTTGGGGGACCACCTGGCCCCATGGGACCTATGCAGCCTGGAAAGAATCAG TTCCCACCTCCCCAGGTTCTGGGATTAAAGCCACCTTATCAGAATGCTCCATATGGACCTGGCTCCACCCCTCTATTCCAGAACCCTCCGCCGCAATCACAAGACTGCAATGATTCAATGGCGGGAAAGATGGGCTTCTCTGATTGGTCGGCTCCGTATGATTCCACTCAGGTGGGAAATCGATTACCCAATCATCACACCACCACCCAGTCGGTTCCTTCTCCGTCTCCTTCATCGTCATCAGATGGAGATGAGCCCAACGACAGCAACGCAAA CCATTTGACGgacaagccctctcggtgggaAGATCCTGCTGGAAGGGTGGGCTTGGCCTCTGGAGACGGTTCCCAAGGCAACGGGAGCGGATCACACATTCCGTCACTGCTGTCTATGGCGACGCGCAGTCACATGGACATAACCACACCCCCTCtgcctcag GTCAGTGCTGAGGTTCTTCGAGTAGCTGAGCACAGACACCGAAGAGGACTAATGTATCCCCAGATttaccacattttgaccaag GGAGAGATGAAGATGCCAGTTTGTATAGAGGACGAGTGTAACTCTGAGCTGCCTCCTGCCTCTATGCTGTTCCGTGCCGGCAGACAGTATGCCTATGGGGTCCTCTTCAGCCTGGCTGAAACACATCGCCGCCTGGAAAGGCTTGCTCTCCGGAAGAGGGCTCCCCTGGAAG TTCCTCCAGTGATTGTCAAGGAGTGGAGCAGCGGTAAAGCCAAGTCGGCCCTGACTCCCGAGCTGGTCCCGGCCCTGTGTTTCCGGGAGTGGACATGCCCCAACCTGCGGCGGCTGTGGTTGGGTCGTGCCAGTGAGGACCGCTCCAGGAGAACCAGGGCTTTCCTGGCCTGCCTACGCTCCGACTGCCCGGCTCTCCTCAACCCAGCGCAGGTCCCACAGCATCTGCTGCTCATGTGCTGTGTGCTCAG GTATATGATGCAGTGGCCTGGAGGAAGGATTCTCCAGAGACATGAGCTGGATGCCTTTCTGGCTCAGGCGGTTTCCAGCCAACTCTATGAACCCGACCAGCTACAGGAGCTCAAA GTGGAGAAGGTGGATTCCCGTGGCGTGCAGCTGGCTTCTCTTTTTATGGCCGGCGTAGACACAGCACTCTTCATCAACGACGTGTGTGGTCAGCCGTTGCCATGGGAACACTGCTGCCCCTGGGGCTTCTTTGACGGCAAACTGTTTCAGAACAAACTGTCCCGGGCCGCTCGCGACCGGTCCGCCCTGCTTGATATGTGCGAGGGTCAG GAAGAGCTGGTGTCTAAGGTGGAGAAGATGCGTCAGGCAATCCTCGAGGGCATCAACCTgtcccgccctcctcctcctcctcctcttccacctcctgcCTTCCTTCCGCCAGCCATGGtgccccctttctaccccatgCCTCCCCTGTACCCTCCCCGCCCAATGGGCATGCCTCATCACCATCATCCACATCACCCTTCGCAACACAGACCCAGAGCCTTCCCAG gcCTTCAGTCAATCCCCCCTCAGGGAGGGAAACTGGAGATAGCTGGCATGGTGGTCGGCCAGTGGGCGGGGAACAAACCAGTCCGTGGACGAGGAGGTTTCAACATGCAGGTGGTGTCTGTCGGAGCAGGGAGAGG GAGGGGCAAAGAGattccagctaaagtaagaccAGTGAAAAAGGCACCGACCAACAGATCACAG ACGtcgccaccccccccatccagcAGTCCTCCAAAGCCCTCAGAGGAGGCGGCCTCCATGCCGGAGGTTGCATCCCAGCAGCTGAACGGCGGCTCAGAGGCCTCCGACATCGGCCAGCCCTTGGATCTGGCCGCCCTGGCCCAGCCAATCCCGTGTGCCTTAGCCAGCAGAGACATCCAATcagagggggtggaggtggaggcccTCTGTTGCCTTGACGACTGTCCGTCAGATGGAGCGCTACAGAAGGAGGAGTGA
- the LOC119221795 gene encoding isocitrate dehydrogenase [NAD] subunit gamma, mitochondrial-like, with translation MTARSVCALAGALKLVFSNRLTRVYGAVTCNQRHNSTYTTIPPPARYGGRHTVTLIPGDGIGPELAKHVWELFRFCCVPVDFEVVNVDSSLASEDDIDDAIMAIRRNGVALKGNIETNHNLPPSYKSRNNLLRTTLDLYANVMHCQSLPGVRTRHRNIDIMIVRENTEGEYSSLEHENVPGVVECLKIITKTKSLRIADYAFKTARSNGRRLVTAVHKANIMKLGDGLFLDCCKEVASGYPEITFESMIVDNTTMQLVSRPQQFDVMVMPNLYGNVVSNVCAGLVGGPGLVPGANYGENYAVFETGTRNTGKSIANSNTANPTAMLLASCLLLDHLKLHDYASMIRRAVLSTLTETKLHTADLGGQGSTSEVLQHVMNAVQSTGPRTLSM, from the exons ATGACGGCCCGGTCAGTGTGCGCCCTTGCCGGAGCACTAAAGCTTGTGTTCAGCAACCGGTTAACCAGG GTTTATGGTGCAGTTACATGTAATCAGAGACACAACTCGACTTACACC ACCATA CCTCCCCCAGCGCGGTATGGAGGCAGGCACACTGTAACACTGATCCCCGGTGACGGCATCGGACCTGAGCTGGCCAAACACGTGTGGGAACTTTTTCG GTTCTGCTGTGTGCCAGTGGACTTTGAGGTTGTCAATGTGGACTCATCTTTGGCCTCAGAAGATGACATTGATGATGCCATAATGGCTATTAGACGCAATGGAGTAGCACTTAAAG GTAACATTGAAACCAACCATAACCTGCCACCATCCTACAAGTCCAGAAACAACCTGCTCCG CACCACTCTGGATCTCTATGCCAATGTGATGCACTGCCAGTCTCTACCAGGAGTGAGGACGCGCCACAGAAACATCGACATCATGATCGTCAGGGAGAACACAGAAGGAGAGTACAGCAGCCTGGAGCACGAG AATGTACCCGGCGTTGTTGAATGTCTGAAGATCATTACCAAGACCAAGTCTTTGCGCATCGCTGATTACGCATTCAAAACTGCTCGGTCCAATGGACGCCGACTCGTCACTGCTGTACACAAAGCTAATATTAT GAAGTTGGGGGATGGCCTCTTCCTGGATTGCTGTAAAGAGGTTGCGAGCGGTTACCCTGAAATCACCTTTGAGAGCATGATTGTGGACAACACCACCATGCAG CTGGTTTCCAGGCCCCAGCAGTTCGATGTGATGGTCATGCCCAACCTGTATGGAAACGTCGTGAGCAATGTGTGCGCTGGGCTCGTTGGTGGACCGGGTCTGGTGCCTGGAGCAAACTACGGAGAGAACTACGCAGTGTTTGAGACG GGCACCAGGAACACCGGGAAGAGCATTGCTAACAGCAACACAGCCAACCCCACGGCCATGCTGCTGGCCTCCTGCCTGCTGCTGGATCACCTGAAGCTCCACGACTACGCCAGCATGATCCGCAGAGCCGTCCTCTCCACCCTCACTGAGACCAAG cTGCACACTGCTGATCTGGGAGGCCAAGGCTCCACCTCAGAAGTGCTCCAGCATGTCATGAATGCAGTTCAGAGCACCGGGCCCCGGACACTGAGCATGTAG